One genomic window of Ricinus communis isolate WT05 ecotype wild-type unplaced genomic scaffold, ASM1957865v1 Ctg19, whole genome shotgun sequence includes the following:
- the LOC125368806 gene encoding DNA-directed RNA polymerase subunit beta''-like, producing MQIKIEKRKFPIIDSNPLSNSTQRNMEVLMAKRANLVFHNKVIDGTAIKRLISRLIDHFGMAYTSHILDQVKTLGFQQATATSISLGIDDLLTIPSKGWLVQDAEQQSLILEKHYHYGNVHAVEKLRQSIEIWYATSEYLRQEMNLNFRMTEPFNPVHIMSFSGARGNVSQVHQLVGMRGLMSDPQGQMIDLPIQSNLREGLSLTEYIISCYGARKGVVDTAVRTSDAGYLTRRLVEVVQHIVVRRTDCGTTRGISVSPQNGMMSERIFIQTLIGRVLADNIYMGLRCIAIRNQDIGIRLANRFITFEHK from the coding sequence ATGCAAATCAAGATCGAGAAAAGGAAGTTTCCAATCATTGACTCAAATCCATTGTCGAACTCTACTCAGCGGAATATGGAGGTACTTATGGCCAAACGGGCCAATCTGGTCTTTCACAATAAAGTGATAGATGGAACTGCCATTAAACGACTTATTAGCAGATTAATAGATCATTTTGGAATGGCATATACATCACACATCCTGGATCAAGTAAAGACTCTGGGTTTCCAGCAAGCCACTGCTACATCCATTTCATTAGGAATTGATGATCTTTTAACAATACCTTCTAAGGGATGGCTAGTTCAAGATGCTGAACAACAAAGTTTGATTTTGGAAAAACACTATCATTATGGAAATGTACACGCGGTAGAAAAATTACGCCAATCTATTGAGATATGGTATGCTACAAGTGAATATTTGCGACAAGAAATGAATCTTAATTTTAGGATGACGGAACCCTTTAATCCAGTCCATATAATGTCTTTTTCGGGAGCTAGGGGAAATGTATCTCAAGTACACCAATTAGTAGGTATGAGAGGATTAATGTCGGATCCACAAGGACAAATGATCGATTTACCTATTCAAAGCAATTTACGCGAAGGACTATCTTTAACAGAATATATCATTTCTTGCTACGGAGCCCGCAAAGGGGTTGTCGATACCGCTGTACGAACATCAGATGCTGGATATCTTACGCGTAGACTTGTTGAAGTAGTTCAACACATTGTTGTACGTAGAACAGATTGTGGCACCACCCGAGGGATTTCTGTGAGTCCTCAAAATGGGATGATGTCGGaaagaatttttattcaaacATTAATTGGTCGTGTATTAGCAGACAATATATATATGGGTCTACGATGCATTGCCATTCGAAATCAAGATATTGGGATTAGACTTGCCAATCGATTCATAACCTTCGAACACAAATAA